TTGTTTTTCAATGTGCAGTACTCTCAGCGAAATTATGGCTCCGATAACCGTGGGAACATAGCAAGTGATAATTCTCCAAGCGAGTGTCAAAAGGCTTATTACGGGAGAACCTTTAGGTATGAAATGACTGAAAGTACTGCTGAATCCGAGCTCGACGAGTCCGCTTCCGCCCGGAGTTGGAGCGAAAAGGAACACGAATGTGAGTATTATCTGAAGGGCTATAGTCTCTATGATTCTGAAATCAGTCAATCCCATGCCCATCATCAAAAAAGCGGGTATCGAATAATACATGGACAAAAAAAGCGCTGTGGTTAAAAAGGCGAGAAATAGCATGGTCTTTCCGGTTTTTAGATATGTCTTAAAACCTTCTTTGAACATTTTAATCTCGTTGAAAGTTTTGCATATGAATCTGTAGTAATTTCTGGGTTTTTTCTTCGTCTTTCTCCAAATAAATTTTCCTATTCTGTGAAAAAACATTTTCGCGTATTTCGGTTTAAAAGATATGAACATAAAGGAGGCGACCCCTACCGTGATAACTGAAATCACCCAGAAGAGCATGGTCA
This portion of the candidate division WOR-3 bacterium genome encodes:
- a CDS encoding flippase-like domain-containing protein: TMLFWVISVITVGVASFMFISFKPKYAKMFFHRIGKFIWRKTKKKPRNYYRFICKTFNEIKMFKEGFKTYLKTGKTMLFLAFLTTALFLSMYYSIPAFLMMGMGLTDFRIIETIALQIILTFVFLFAPTPGGSGLVELGFSSTFSHFIPKGSPVISLLTLAWRIITCYVPTVIGAIISLRVLHIEKQDLDSF